Proteins from one Pseudomonas sp. KBS0710 genomic window:
- the phnX gene encoding phosphonoacetaldehyde hydrolase encodes MNYQNPNTLQAVILDWAGTVVDFGSFAPTQIFVEAFAEFDVQVSIEEARGPMGMGKWDHIRTLCNQPQVAERYRKAFGRTPTDDDVTSIYQRFMPLQIEKIAEHSALIPGALDTIARLRVQGIKIGSCSGYPKQVMDKVVALAATNGYIADHVVATDEVPNGRPWPAQALANVIALGIDDVAACVKVDDTVPGILEGRRAGMWTVALTCSGNALGLTYEQFRDLDAAALASERKRIEKLFEGSRPHYLIDTINDLPAVITDINQRLARGEMPQSH; translated from the coding sequence ATGAACTATCAAAACCCCAACACCCTCCAGGCCGTTATCCTCGACTGGGCCGGCACCGTGGTCGACTTCGGCTCTTTTGCGCCCACGCAGATCTTTGTCGAAGCCTTCGCCGAGTTCGACGTCCAAGTCTCCATCGAAGAAGCCCGTGGCCCGATGGGCATGGGCAAGTGGGACCACATCCGCACCCTCTGCAACCAACCACAGGTGGCCGAACGCTACCGCAAAGCCTTCGGCCGCACGCCGACCGATGACGACGTGACCTCGATCTACCAGCGCTTTATGCCGTTGCAGATCGAAAAGATCGCCGAGCACTCGGCGCTGATCCCCGGTGCCCTGGACACCATCGCGCGCTTGCGTGTGCAAGGCATCAAGATCGGCTCCTGCTCCGGCTACCCCAAGCAGGTGATGGACAAAGTGGTGGCCCTGGCCGCCACCAACGGCTACATCGCCGACCACGTAGTCGCCACCGACGAAGTGCCCAACGGCCGCCCATGGCCGGCCCAGGCGCTGGCCAACGTGATCGCGCTGGGCATTGACGATGTGGCAGCGTGCGTAAAGGTCGACGACACTGTGCCAGGCATCCTCGAAGGCCGCCGCGCCGGCATGTGGACCGTGGCATTGACCTGCTCCGGCAATGCGCTGGGCCTGACCTATGAACAATTTCGTGACCTGGACGCTGCCGCCCTGGCCAGCGAGCGCAAACGCATCGAGAAGCTGTTCGAAGGCTCGCGCCCGCACTACCTGATCGACACCATCAACGACCTGCCGGCGGTGATCACCGATATCAACCAGCGCCTGGCGCGCGGTGAAATGCCGCAAAGCCACTGA
- a CDS encoding 2-aminoethylphosphonate--pyruvate transaminase, translating to MSTAAPILLTPGPLTTSNRTRQAMMVDWGSWDDRFNQLTASVCTQLLAILHGNDSHHCVPLQGSGTFAVEAAIGTLVPRNGKVLVLINGAYGKRLAKICEVLGRDFSTFETAEDEPTTAADVDRLLHADPAITHVALIHCETSTGILNPLPDIAQVVKQHDKRLIIDAMSSFGALAIDAREVPFDALIAASGKCLEGVPGMGFVFADKQALAGAQGNCHSLAMDLFDQHSYMTKTGQWRFTPPTHVVAALHEALLQYQEEGGLPARHQRYADNCQTLLDGMAALGLRSFLPAAIQAPIIVTFHAPKDPRYQFKDFYERVKAKGFILYPGKLTQVETFRVGCIGHVDAQGMQAAVEAIGQVLQEMEVLDI from the coding sequence ATGAGCACTGCCGCGCCGATCCTGCTGACCCCTGGCCCCTTGACCACATCGAACCGCACCCGTCAGGCAATGATGGTGGATTGGGGGTCATGGGATGACCGCTTCAACCAACTGACCGCCAGCGTCTGTACCCAGTTGCTGGCCATCCTGCATGGCAACGACAGCCACCACTGCGTGCCCTTGCAAGGCAGCGGCACCTTCGCCGTCGAAGCCGCCATCGGCACCCTGGTGCCGCGCAACGGCAAGGTACTGGTGCTGATCAACGGCGCCTACGGCAAGCGCCTGGCGAAGATCTGCGAAGTGCTCGGCCGCGATTTCAGCACCTTCGAAACCGCTGAAGACGAGCCCACCACCGCCGCCGACGTCGACCGCCTGCTACACGCCGACCCGGCGATCACTCACGTGGCGCTGATCCACTGTGAAACCAGCACCGGCATTCTTAACCCGCTGCCGGACATCGCGCAGGTGGTTAAACAGCACGATAAACGCCTGATCATCGACGCCATGAGCTCCTTCGGCGCGCTGGCGATCGACGCCCGCGAAGTGCCGTTTGACGCGCTGATCGCCGCCTCGGGCAAGTGCCTGGAAGGCGTGCCGGGCATGGGCTTTGTCTTCGCCGACAAACAGGCACTGGCGGGCGCCCAAGGCAACTGCCATTCCCTGGCGATGGACTTGTTCGACCAGCACAGCTACATGACCAAGACTGGCCAATGGCGCTTCACGCCGCCGACCCACGTGGTCGCCGCGCTGCACGAAGCTTTGCTGCAATACCAGGAAGAAGGCGGCCTGCCCGCACGTCATCAACGCTACGCCGACAACTGCCAGACGCTGCTCGACGGCATGGCCGCACTGGGCCTGCGCAGCTTCCTGCCAGCCGCCATCCAGGCGCCGATCATCGTCACCTTCCATGCGCCAAAAGACCCGCGTTACCAGTTCAAGGACTTCTACGAGCGGGTCAAGGCCAAGGGTTTCATTCTTTACCCCGGCAAATTGACCCAGGTTGAAACCTTCCGCGTCGGCTGCATCGGCCATGTTGACGCGCAGGGCATGCAGGCGGCGGTCGAGGCCATCGGCCAGGTGCTGCAAGAAATGGAAGTGCTGGACATCTGA
- a CDS encoding LysR substrate-binding domain-containing protein — MNLFQLRAFDAVAREGSFTRAAARLFISQPAVTGHIKALEEHYQIALLRRTARRVELTEEGTRLAAITRAIFGLVDEAQTLLEANRQLLSGRLEVAADGPHLVMPMIASLRARYPGITVNLRLGNAQETLAALLSEHADVAVLTEVEPRNGLHLQPLNESRICALVPASHPWAALPKGIRLEQLNEVIMVLREPSSITRRTFDEACAVAGVQPKVLLELDSREAVTEAVAAELGVGVVSSMEVSQDPRVRAVAIQGDGLLNRHMLGCMERRRSLRLIQAFFELAS, encoded by the coding sequence ATGAATTTGTTTCAACTGCGTGCATTCGATGCCGTGGCCCGCGAGGGCAGCTTTACCCGAGCCGCCGCACGGCTATTCATCAGCCAGCCGGCGGTGACCGGGCACATCAAGGCCCTGGAAGAGCACTACCAGATCGCACTGTTGCGCCGCACCGCCCGGCGGGTGGAATTGACCGAGGAGGGCACGCGCCTGGCGGCAATCACCCGGGCAATTTTCGGCCTGGTGGATGAAGCGCAGACACTGCTCGAAGCCAATCGGCAGTTGCTCAGCGGGCGCCTGGAAGTGGCCGCCGACGGCCCGCACCTGGTGATGCCGATGATCGCCAGCCTGCGGGCGCGTTACCCCGGCATCACCGTGAACCTGCGCCTGGGCAATGCCCAGGAAACCCTGGCGGCGCTGCTGTCCGAGCATGCGGATGTGGCGGTACTGACGGAGGTGGAGCCGCGCAATGGACTGCACCTTCAGCCTTTGAATGAGTCGCGGATTTGCGCGCTGGTCCCGGCCAGCCACCCGTGGGCGGCACTGCCCAAGGGTATTCGGCTGGAACAGCTCAACGAAGTGATCATGGTGTTGCGCGAGCCCAGCTCCATCACGCGGCGGACCTTCGATGAGGCGTGCGCGGTCGCGGGTGTGCAGCCCAAGGTGTTGCTGGAACTGGACAGCCGAGAGGCGGTGACCGAGGCCGTGGCGGCCGAGTTGGGCGTGGGCGTGGTGTCGTCGATGGAAGTCAGCCAGGACCCGCGTGTGCGGGCGGTGGCGATTCAGGGCGATGGATTGTTGAACCGGCATATGCTCGGCTGCATGGAGCGGCGCCGCTCATTGCGCTTGATTCAGGCATTCTTTGAGTTGGCGTCTTGA
- a CDS encoding LysR substrate-binding domain-containing protein has protein sequence MSVSHAQLKAFHAVAVHGSFTQAAERLFLTQPAISDQVRKLEERFGVLLFHRNKRAVRLTDLGERLLGITQRLFVIEAEAEELLQDSRALLTGTLTLAVDAPVHVLPQIARFCQLYPGISVKIETGNTDESLFRLYNYQADLALLGRDVDDERLLSLPLPDEQLLAFVARNHPWAGRESICLADLDDTPLVLREIGSVTRQTLEQEMREAGLRIRPAIQVEGREAAREAVVVGIGVGVVSAAELGADSRVYAMPIRDCSQRMKETLVCLKEQSSRRVVATFLDIVRDSLR, from the coding sequence GCACAGCTCAAAGCCTTCCACGCCGTGGCCGTCCACGGCAGTTTCACTCAGGCCGCTGAACGCCTGTTCCTGACGCAGCCGGCGATTTCCGACCAGGTGCGCAAGCTCGAAGAACGCTTCGGCGTGCTGCTTTTTCACCGCAACAAACGCGCCGTGCGCCTCACCGATCTGGGCGAGCGCCTGCTCGGCATCACCCAGCGTCTGTTTGTGATCGAGGCCGAAGCCGAAGAGCTGCTGCAAGATTCCCGCGCCCTGCTCACCGGCACGCTCACCCTGGCCGTGGACGCGCCCGTGCATGTGTTGCCGCAGATCGCGCGCTTCTGCCAGTTGTACCCCGGCATCAGCGTCAAGATCGAAACCGGCAACACCGACGAATCGCTGTTTCGCCTGTACAACTACCAGGCCGATCTGGCCCTGCTGGGGCGCGATGTCGACGACGAACGCCTGCTGTCATTACCGTTGCCCGATGAGCAGTTACTCGCCTTTGTGGCGCGCAACCACCCGTGGGCCGGGCGCGAATCCATCTGCCTGGCCGACCTGGATGACACGCCATTGGTGCTGCGGGAAATCGGCTCGGTCACTCGCCAGACCCTGGAGCAGGAAATGCGCGAGGCCGGGCTGCGCATCCGCCCGGCGATCCAGGTGGAAGGCCGCGAAGCCGCGCGCGAGGCGGTGGTGGTGGGGATTGGTGTGGGTGTGGTGTCGGCGGCGGAACTGGGCGCCGACTCGCGGGTGTATGCCATGCCGATCCGCGATTGCAGCCAGCGCATGAAGGAAACGCTGGTGTGCCTCAAGGAGCAGAGTTCGCGGCGGGTGGTGGCGACGTTTCTGGATATCGTCCGGGACAGTTTGCGTTGA